One Ruficoccus amylovorans genomic window carries:
- the mutL gene encoding DNA mismatch repair endonuclease MutL has translation MSEENDQSPGAEAVFERPSIRVLPDRVINQIAAGEVVERPAAVVKELLENALDARADRIEIEFRGGGKSLIRVEDNGIGMPPDEALIALERHATSKLRDAADLAKVLSLGFRGEALPSIASVSRFTLRTRARGWEHGTEIFVNGGRMVHQRECGMPTGTRIEVANLFNSVPARRKFLKSDATESAHITHLVRLHAVARPGVSFSLIENGRSVFSSPKCPDMRERVAEIWGRELADELVELEPAEGENGLRLTGLVGKPGAGRATRRQMIALVNGRPVDSRTLNYALIEGYHSFIPKGRYPLAFLFLEIDPAVIDVNIHPAKREIKFRDEGRVRQFVLQAVVRQLQALAARARHPILQGGREDFEIDVLPRRERSHPVVGRPGRDEEAKPGHAGADSRVGKAPASRPAEGQGESGAAASEPAPRPVPSPALKPGAYPRTRPGPVSEQFREKYLKPDPNAAPGADATATDPGKKPSAGDERAGEEGISDQSVAPAGAEPPSAEPATSDESKGGPEKPAASALAGSPVPADDPTLIDTPASAQAPARAPVTGEELPVVTWTPAQPGSRAVSGGEASEPEFRFQWRCLGLLREGYALFETPSGLVVMDRRAAHERVWFERLQARFSENEQPSQRLLFPVGLELEPLASAALEENLPALQAHGFGIEPFGKNFFRLESHPDWLPEAETETFVRDLIERLREGSLDLSRPAVADEALARLAVRRAIRPADGGGCEEMTELARALLQCQQPLNCPRGRPTYFELSNRELARRFGR, from the coding sequence TTGAGCGAGGAAAATGACCAGTCCCCCGGGGCCGAAGCAGTATTCGAGCGGCCCAGCATCCGCGTTCTGCCCGACCGTGTGATCAACCAGATCGCGGCCGGGGAGGTGGTGGAGCGTCCGGCGGCGGTGGTGAAGGAACTACTGGAAAACGCCCTCGACGCACGTGCCGACCGGATCGAGATCGAGTTCCGGGGCGGAGGCAAGAGCCTGATCCGCGTCGAGGACAACGGCATCGGGATGCCTCCGGACGAGGCCCTGATCGCGCTCGAACGCCACGCCACCAGCAAGCTGCGCGATGCCGCCGACCTGGCCAAAGTCCTCAGCCTGGGCTTTCGCGGGGAGGCGCTGCCGAGCATTGCCAGTGTCAGCCGATTTACCCTGCGCACCCGCGCCCGCGGCTGGGAGCACGGGACGGAGATCTTTGTCAACGGCGGGCGCATGGTCCACCAGCGCGAATGCGGGATGCCGACGGGCACCCGGATCGAGGTGGCCAACCTCTTTAACAGTGTGCCCGCGCGACGGAAGTTTTTAAAGAGCGACGCCACCGAATCAGCCCACATCACGCACCTGGTACGGCTGCACGCGGTGGCGCGGCCGGGGGTATCGTTTTCGCTGATCGAGAACGGGCGCAGCGTGTTTTCCTCTCCCAAATGCCCCGACATGCGCGAGCGGGTGGCTGAGATCTGGGGCCGCGAATTGGCCGACGAACTGGTCGAACTGGAACCGGCCGAGGGCGAAAACGGCCTGCGCCTGACCGGCCTGGTGGGCAAACCGGGGGCGGGACGAGCCACGCGGCGGCAGATGATCGCGCTGGTCAATGGCCGTCCGGTGGATAGCCGCACGCTCAACTACGCGCTGATCGAGGGCTACCACTCGTTTATCCCCAAGGGGCGCTACCCGCTGGCCTTCCTCTTTCTGGAAATCGACCCGGCGGTGATCGACGTGAACATCCATCCGGCCAAGCGCGAGATCAAGTTCCGCGACGAGGGCCGGGTCCGGCAATTTGTCCTGCAGGCGGTCGTACGGCAGCTTCAGGCGCTGGCCGCCCGTGCGCGGCACCCGATCCTGCAAGGCGGACGCGAGGACTTTGAAATCGACGTGCTCCCCCGCCGTGAGCGTTCGCACCCGGTGGTGGGACGGCCTGGGCGGGACGAGGAGGCGAAGCCGGGTCACGCCGGGGCTGACTCCCGGGTTGGAAAGGCGCCTGCCTCCCGGCCCGCCGAGGGGCAAGGCGAATCCGGGGCCGCCGCCTCGGAGCCCGCACCGCGCCCGGTCCCGTCCCCGGCGCTCAAGCCCGGAGCCTACCCGCGCACGCGGCCCGGCCCGGTCTCGGAGCAATTTCGCGAAAAGTATCTCAAACCCGATCCTAACGCCGCCCCCGGTGCGGATGCGACGGCGACCGATCCCGGTAAAAAACCTTCCGCCGGCGACGAGCGGGCAGGAGAGGAAGGTATTTCGGACCAAAGCGTCGCCCCGGCAGGCGCAGAACCACCCAGTGCCGAACCAGCTACCTCCGACGAGAGCAAAGGCGGGCCGGAAAAGCCCGCTGCATCCGCTCTCGCAGGCAGCCCGGTCCCCGCAGACGACCCGACGCTGATTGACACCCCGGCTTCGGCGCAAGCTCCGGCGCGGGCACCCGTGACGGGTGAGGAGTTGCCGGTTGTCACCTGGACCCCGGCTCAGCCCGGTTCGCGGGCCGTCTCCGGCGGCGAAGCCAGCGAGCCGGAATTTCGTTTCCAGTGGCGATGTCTGGGGCTTCTGCGTGAGGGGTATGCGCTGTTTGAGACGCCGTCCGGGCTGGTCGTGATGGACCGCCGGGCCGCCCACGAACGGGTCTGGTTCGAGCGCTTGCAGGCGCGTTTTTCAGAAAACGAACAGCCCAGCCAGCGTCTGCTCTTTCCGGTCGGGCTGGAGTTGGAGCCGCTGGCCAGTGCCGCGCTGGAAGAGAATCTGCCCGCCTTGCAGGCGCATGGTTTCGGGATCGAGCCGTTCGGGAAGAACTTTTTCCGCCTGGAGTCGCACCCGGACTGGCTCCCCGAGGCCGAGACGGAGACTTTTGTGCGCGACCTGATCGAGCGGCTGCGCGAGGGTTCGCTTGACCTGAGCCGCCCCGCTGTGGCGGACGAGGCGCTGGCCCGTCTGGCCGTGCGCCGGGCGATTCGCCCCGCCGATGGAGGAGGTTGCGAAGAAATGACCGAGCTGGCCCGCGCCTTGCTACAGTGTCAGCAGCCTCTGAATTGCCCGCGCGGGCGGCCTACTTATTTTGAGCTGTCCAACCGCGAGCTGGCCCGGCGTTTCGGGCGCTGA
- the pyrC gene encoding dihydroorotase produces MTNDLMTTLTLHSPLDMHLHLRQDAMLKAVAPLSAETFAGAVIMPNLVPPVDSLERLKWYREEILAAAGREDFAPYMTLFFRAYTREELEAAKPHIIGIKLYPAGITTNSEGGVSQIDQAEPTMRLMEELGIPLMIHGESNGFVMDREAEFLTIYRRLAERFPRLKIVMEHITTAAALVLLNEFENLHATVTVQHLIITLDDVAGGMLNPHLFCKPIAKRPEDREALAHAAVTAHPKLCLGTDSAPHPQHKKECCGCAAGVFTAPIALQLLAGLFDEHDALDRLQAFVSDNARRIYDVTPPAKAVTLAKKPFTIPASYGEVVPMWAGREIPWSVVGA; encoded by the coding sequence ATGACAAATGACCTGATGACCACGCTCACCCTTCACTCCCCCCTGGATATGCACCTGCACCTGCGGCAGGACGCGATGCTCAAAGCCGTCGCCCCACTGAGCGCGGAGACTTTTGCCGGGGCGGTCATCATGCCGAACCTCGTGCCGCCGGTGGATTCGCTGGAGCGCCTGAAGTGGTATCGGGAGGAGATCCTCGCCGCCGCCGGAAGGGAAGACTTCGCGCCGTACATGACGCTCTTTTTCCGCGCCTACACGCGCGAGGAGCTGGAGGCGGCCAAGCCCCACATTATCGGGATAAAACTCTACCCGGCGGGCATCACCACCAACAGCGAGGGCGGCGTCTCCCAGATCGACCAGGCCGAGCCGACCATGCGCCTGATGGAGGAACTGGGCATCCCGCTCATGATTCACGGCGAGAGCAACGGCTTTGTCATGGACCGCGAGGCGGAGTTTTTAACCATCTACCGCCGGCTGGCCGAGCGCTTCCCGCGCCTGAAGATCGTGATGGAGCACATCACCACGGCGGCGGCGCTGGTGCTCCTGAACGAGTTTGAAAACCTGCACGCCACCGTGACCGTGCAACACCTCATCATTACCCTGGACGACGTGGCCGGGGGCATGCTTAACCCGCACCTTTTCTGCAAGCCCATCGCCAAGCGTCCCGAGGATCGCGAAGCGCTGGCGCATGCCGCCGTCACCGCGCACCCGAAGCTCTGTCTGGGCACCGACTCGGCCCCGCACCCCCAGCACAAAAAGGAATGCTGCGGCTGCGCGGCAGGGGTATTTACCGCGCCCATCGCCCTGCAACTGCTGGCCGGGCTCTTTGACGAACACGACGCGCTGGACCGTCTCCAGGCTTTTGTCTCGGACAACGCGCGTCGCATCTATGACGTCACCCCACCCGCGAAGGCGGTTACGCTGGCGAAAAAGCCGTTCACCATCCCCGCCAGCTACGGCGAAGTCGTCCCCATGTGGGCCGGGCGTGAAATCCCCTGGAGCGTGGTCGGCGCATAA
- the glgB gene encoding 1,4-alpha-glucan branching protein GlgB, with the protein MIIPESDLELLLKARHSHPHDILGLHPVKQKGKQGLVARAYLSDAKSCEVVDIDTDERWPLTQLDKSGFYEGIIPKRTKPFNYRLRTQRYNGEIRQFWDPYCFLPTLSEDDLYLFNQGNHHRIYEKLGSHVKHYEGVHGVSFAVWAPSARRVSVVGDFNNWDGRYHPMRTLGSSGVWEIFIPGLEAGSKYKYEIVGGDGYLHLKTDPYAVRFEAPPHNAAIVWESGGYDWEDGEWMEQRREINHLEKPISVYEVHFGSWKRVVEDGVRPLTYREMATELTDYVKDMGFTHVEFLPLSEHPFTGSWGYQVTGFFAPSHRYGTPQDFMFLVDHLHRAGIGVIMDWVPAHFPRDAFALAEFDGTCLYEHADPRQGQHMDWGTLIFNYGRHEVRNFLVASALSWMDRFHIDGLRVDAVASMLYLDYSRQEGEWIPNQYGGRENIEAIEFLRQANDLVHEYYPGSLMIAEESTSFGGVTKPTSDWGLGFDYKWNMGWMHDTLQYFEKEPIYRRWHHNDMTFGMLYQYSEHFMQVFSHDEVVHGKGSLINKMGAGFEMSKKAQDLRSLYAWMWGWPGKNILFMGCEFGQSAEWRYDGSLDWHLLQYIDHEGIQRLVRDLNHFYRNHPALGRYDSDPKGFQWINGGDSENSVLSFLRLGDEPTETIAVVGNFTPVHRPGYRIGVPFPGYWRELVNTNADVYGGTGAGLGGGLMSEDIPWDGREHSLKLDLPGHTTFILRYEGPTA; encoded by the coding sequence ATGATTATCCCTGAGAGCGACCTTGAACTGCTGCTGAAGGCCCGGCATTCGCATCCACACGACATTCTCGGGCTTCACCCGGTCAAGCAGAAGGGAAAACAGGGACTTGTGGCTCGGGCCTACCTCTCGGACGCCAAAAGCTGCGAAGTCGTCGATATCGACACCGATGAGCGCTGGCCGCTGACCCAGCTCGACAAGAGCGGCTTCTACGAAGGCATCATCCCCAAGCGCACCAAGCCCTTCAACTACCGCCTGCGCACCCAGCGTTACAACGGCGAGATCCGGCAGTTCTGGGACCCGTACTGCTTCCTGCCCACCCTCTCCGAGGACGACCTTTACCTTTTTAATCAGGGCAACCACCACCGCATTTACGAAAAGCTCGGCTCCCATGTGAAGCACTACGAAGGCGTGCACGGGGTAAGCTTCGCGGTTTGGGCCCCCTCGGCCCGGCGCGTTTCCGTGGTCGGCGATTTTAACAACTGGGACGGGCGCTACCACCCGATGCGCACGCTCGGCTCCTCCGGCGTGTGGGAAATTTTCATCCCCGGCCTCGAAGCCGGTTCCAAGTACAAGTACGAAATCGTCGGGGGTGACGGCTATCTCCACCTCAAGACCGATCCCTACGCCGTCCGCTTTGAAGCCCCGCCGCACAACGCCGCCATCGTCTGGGAGTCCGGTGGCTACGACTGGGAAGACGGCGAGTGGATGGAGCAACGCCGCGAGATCAACCACCTGGAAAAACCGATCAGCGTGTACGAAGTGCACTTCGGCTCGTGGAAACGCGTGGTCGAGGACGGCGTGCGCCCCCTCACCTACCGCGAGATGGCGACCGAGCTGACCGACTACGTCAAGGACATGGGCTTCACGCATGTGGAGTTCCTGCCGTTGAGCGAGCACCCCTTCACCGGTTCATGGGGTTATCAGGTGACCGGCTTTTTCGCCCCCTCCCACCGCTACGGCACGCCGCAGGACTTCATGTTCCTGGTGGACCATCTGCACCGCGCCGGGATCGGCGTCATCATGGACTGGGTACCCGCCCACTTCCCCCGCGACGCCTTCGCGCTGGCCGAGTTCGACGGCACCTGCCTCTACGAGCACGCCGACCCCCGGCAGGGCCAGCACATGGACTGGGGCACCCTCATTTTCAACTACGGCCGCCACGAGGTCCGGAATTTCCTAGTCGCCAGCGCCCTGTCCTGGATGGACCGCTTTCACATCGACGGGCTGCGCGTGGACGCAGTGGCCTCCATGCTCTACCTGGACTACTCGCGCCAGGAGGGCGAATGGATCCCCAACCAGTACGGCGGCCGCGAGAACATCGAGGCCATCGAGTTCCTGCGCCAGGCCAACGACCTCGTGCACGAGTACTACCCCGGCTCCCTCATGATCGCCGAGGAGTCCACCTCCTTCGGTGGCGTGACCAAGCCCACCTCCGACTGGGGACTGGGCTTCGACTACAAGTGGAACATGGGCTGGATGCACGACACGCTCCAGTATTTTGAAAAAGAGCCCATCTACCGCCGCTGGCACCACAACGACATGACCTTCGGCATGCTCTACCAGTACTCGGAGCATTTTATGCAGGTCTTCTCGCACGACGAGGTCGTCCACGGCAAGGGCTCCCTCATCAACAAGATGGGAGCGGGCTTTGAGATGTCTAAAAAGGCCCAGGACCTGCGCTCGCTCTACGCGTGGATGTGGGGCTGGCCGGGCAAGAACATCCTTTTCATGGGCTGCGAGTTCGGGCAGAGCGCCGAGTGGCGCTACGATGGCAGCCTCGACTGGCACCTGCTCCAGTACATCGACCACGAGGGCATCCAGCGCCTTGTGCGCGACCTCAACCACTTCTACCGCAACCACCCCGCCCTTGGCCGCTACGACAGCGACCCCAAGGGCTTCCAGTGGATCAACGGCGGCGACTCGGAAAACTCCGTCCTGTCTTTCCTCCGCCTCGGCGACGAACCCACGGAAACCATCGCCGTGGTCGGCAACTTCACGCCCGTCCACCGCCCCGGCTACCGCATCGGCGTGCCCTTCCCCGGCTACTGGCGCGAACTGGTCAACACCAACGCCGACGTTTACGGCGGTACCGGTGCCGGACTCGGCGGCGGCCTCATGAGCGAGGACATCCCTTGGGATGGCCGCGAGCACTCGCTCAAACTCGACCTGCCCGGCCACACCACCTTCATCCTCCGCTACGAAGGCCCCACCGCGTAG
- a CDS encoding superoxide dismutase, which produces MAYELPKLDYAYDALEPHIDAQTMEIHYSKHHNAYVTNLNKALEGAGIEGPECPAELCAKLADIPENIRTAVRNNGGGHANHSFFWKIISPNGGGAPTGDLAKAIDEAFGSFDKFKEAFANAAATRFGSGWAWLVVDADKKLKIGSTANQDNPWMKCECNTCQGQPVIGLDVWEHAYYLKYQNKRPDYISAFWNVVNWDKAAEYYAGAIA; this is translated from the coding sequence ATGGCTTACGAATTACCGAAACTGGATTACGCCTACGACGCGCTCGAACCTCACATCGACGCCCAGACGATGGAAATCCACTACAGCAAGCACCACAACGCCTACGTCACCAACCTGAACAAGGCCCTCGAAGGTGCTGGGATTGAAGGTCCGGAATGCCCGGCTGAACTGTGCGCGAAGCTGGCCGACATCCCCGAAAACATCCGCACCGCCGTGCGCAACAACGGCGGCGGGCACGCCAACCACTCTTTCTTCTGGAAAATCATCAGCCCCAATGGCGGCGGCGCGCCCACCGGCGACCTCGCCAAGGCGATCGACGAAGCCTTCGGCTCCTTTGACAAGTTCAAGGAAGCCTTCGCCAACGCCGCAGCCACACGCTTCGGTTCCGGCTGGGCCTGGCTCGTGGTGGACGCGGACAAAAAGCTCAAGATCGGCTCCACTGCCAACCAGGACAACCCCTGGATGAAGTGCGAATGCAACACGTGCCAAGGCCAGCCCGTGATCGGCCTCGACGTGTGGGAGCACGCCTACTACCTCAAGTACCAGAACAAGCGCCCGGACTACATCTCGGCCTTCTGGAACGTGGTCAACTGGGACAAGGCTGCCGAATATTACGCTGGCGCCATCGCCTAG
- a CDS encoding META domain-containing protein, protein MKKSVFALLSVVSLFVFAACSHTPIPVAGAYIVAEVNGVEVETEQPIKVTYTGESLVGKGPINNWNCPVDPQTGDIGMGISTRMAGPPELMQLEDQLLKALDGAKLTSRSDDVLVVVKDGKDVIVMTPVDPTMTYGKPSPTAIPSNEM, encoded by the coding sequence ATGAAAAAATCCGTCTTCGCATTGCTTTCCGTCGTTTCGCTTTTTGTTTTCGCCGCCTGCTCGCACACGCCGATCCCTGTCGCCGGGGCCTACATCGTGGCCGAGGTCAACGGCGTCGAAGTCGAAACCGAGCAGCCGATCAAGGTGACCTACACCGGCGAAAGCCTCGTGGGCAAAGGCCCGATCAACAACTGGAACTGCCCCGTCGATCCGCAAACCGGCGACATCGGCATGGGCATCTCCACCCGCATGGCCGGTCCGCCCGAGCTGATGCAGCTCGAAGACCAGCTCCTCAAGGCCCTCGACGGTGCCAAGCTCACCTCGCGTTCGGACGACGTGCTCGTCGTGGTCAAGGACGGCAAGGACGTCATCGTGATGACCCCCGTCGATCCCACCATGACCTACGGCAAGCCCTCCCCCACTGCCATCCCGAGCAACGAGATGTAA
- a CDS encoding glycogen/starch/alpha-glucan phosphorylase, with translation MPSSSKAIKKTAKKAATAPARKKAFNFNIDADVEGLKTSIQNHLTYSMARDTSTATTRDWWLALCYSVQDRILHRYIKTQAVHNEKDTRRAYYLSLEYLMGRLLSNNLVNAGLFDAAKQALTELGLDMEDILEEEPDMGLGNGGLGRLAACFLDSLATLDLPAIGYGIHYEFGLFRQEFIDGHQVERPDNWLQFGNPWQVNRPEYQVSVPLYGHVEYHFDSKGDSYPAWVGTKELIGLPWDIPIVGYGARTVNFLRLWESRASQEFDFSVFNEGGYVEAVREKAIGETISKVLYPNDKTESGKELRLVQQYFFCACSLHDIIRRFRKQNHDNWDAFPEKVTVQLNDTHPAVSVAELMRILVDVEKLEWERAWGICRKVFAYTNHTLLPEALEKWSVPLFQKVLPRHLQIIFEINRRFLEEEVEAQWPSDDVKKSILSIIEEGNPKQIRMAYLATVGSHSVNGVAALHTELLKRDLFHDFNELWPKKFNNKTNGITPRRFLKVCNPGLAALIDREVGPEWPFDLDRLRGLEKLSGDAAFQQEYMGIKRANKERLAEIIDMDCGVTVNPDAMFDVQIKRLHEYKRQHLNLLHILTLYRQILHFPEKTVAPRVVIFGAKAAPGYELAKDIIFTINKVAEVINNDARVGDKLKVVFLPNYRVSLAERIIPAADLSEQISTAGKEASGTGNMKLALNGALTIGTLDGANVEIKEEVGDDNIFIFGMTVEQVLELRASGYNPWNFYRGDEELRHVLDWLGSDTFTPGQPYALDPVRRSLLDGGDPFLCCADFRAYIDCQQRVGEAYLDKPRWAKMAILNTARMGKFSSDRTIREYADDIWTLKPLPVGE, from the coding sequence ATGCCTTCGAGTTCCAAAGCCATCAAAAAGACCGCCAAGAAAGCCGCCACCGCTCCGGCCAGGAAGAAGGCCTTCAATTTCAACATCGACGCTGATGTCGAAGGGCTGAAAACCTCGATCCAGAACCACCTGACCTACTCCATGGCTCGCGACACGAGCACGGCCACGACGCGCGACTGGTGGCTGGCCCTGTGCTACTCGGTCCAGGATCGCATCCTGCACCGCTACATCAAGACTCAGGCTGTCCACAATGAAAAGGACACCCGCCGCGCCTACTACCTGTCGCTGGAGTACCTGATGGGCCGTTTGCTCTCGAATAACCTCGTCAACGCCGGGCTTTTCGACGCGGCCAAGCAGGCGCTGACCGAGCTGGGGCTGGACATGGAGGATATCCTTGAAGAAGAGCCCGACATGGGCCTGGGCAACGGCGGCCTTGGCCGCCTGGCCGCGTGTTTCCTGGATTCACTGGCCACGCTCGACCTGCCCGCCATCGGCTACGGCATCCACTACGAGTTCGGCCTCTTCCGGCAGGAGTTCATCGACGGCCATCAGGTCGAGCGCCCGGACAACTGGCTCCAGTTCGGCAACCCCTGGCAGGTCAACCGCCCCGAGTACCAGGTGAGCGTCCCCCTCTACGGGCACGTCGAGTACCACTTTGACAGCAAGGGCGACTCCTACCCGGCCTGGGTCGGTACCAAGGAACTGATTGGGCTGCCCTGGGACATCCCGATTGTCGGCTACGGCGCGCGCACGGTGAACTTCCTGCGCCTGTGGGAATCCCGCGCCTCGCAGGAGTTCGACTTCAGTGTCTTCAACGAGGGGGGCTATGTCGAGGCCGTGCGGGAGAAGGCCATTGGCGAGACCATTTCCAAGGTCCTGTACCCCAACGACAAGACCGAGAGCGGCAAGGAACTGCGCCTCGTCCAGCAGTACTTCTTCTGCGCCTGCTCGCTGCACGATATCATCCGCCGCTTCCGCAAGCAGAACCACGACAACTGGGACGCTTTCCCGGAAAAAGTCACCGTCCAGCTCAACGACACGCACCCGGCGGTCTCCGTGGCCGAGCTGATGCGCATCCTCGTCGATGTGGAAAAGCTCGAATGGGAGCGGGCCTGGGGCATTTGCCGGAAGGTCTTCGCCTACACGAATCACACCCTCCTGCCCGAAGCGCTGGAAAAGTGGTCCGTGCCGCTCTTCCAGAAGGTACTCCCGCGCCACCTGCAGATCATTTTCGAGATTAACCGCCGCTTCCTGGAGGAAGAAGTCGAGGCCCAGTGGCCCAGCGACGATGTCAAGAAGAGCATCCTCTCGATCATCGAGGAGGGCAACCCGAAGCAGATTCGCATGGCCTACCTGGCCACGGTGGGCTCGCACTCAGTCAACGGCGTGGCCGCGCTCCACACCGAACTGCTCAAGCGCGACCTCTTCCACGATTTCAACGAGCTGTGGCCGAAGAAGTTTAACAACAAGACCAACGGCATCACGCCGCGCCGCTTCCTCAAGGTTTGCAACCCCGGCCTGGCCGCGCTCATCGACCGCGAAGTCGGCCCCGAGTGGCCCTTTGACCTGGACCGCCTGCGCGGCCTGGAGAAGCTCTCCGGCGACGCCGCCTTCCAGCAGGAGTACATGGGCATCAAGCGCGCCAACAAGGAGCGCCTGGCCGAGATCATCGACATGGACTGCGGCGTCACGGTCAACCCGGACGCGATGTTCGACGTGCAGATCAAGCGCCTGCACGAGTACAAGCGCCAGCACCTTAACCTGCTGCACATCCTCACCCTTTACCGGCAGATCCTGCACTTCCCGGAGAAGACGGTCGCCCCGCGCGTGGTCATCTTCGGGGCCAAGGCCGCTCCCGGCTACGAACTGGCCAAGGACATCATCTTTACCATCAACAAGGTGGCCGAGGTGATCAACAACGACGCGCGCGTCGGGGACAAGCTCAAGGTCGTCTTCCTGCCCAACTACCGCGTTTCGCTGGCCGAGCGGATCATCCCCGCCGCCGACCTCTCGGAACAGATTTCCACCGCCGGCAAGGAAGCCTCCGGCACCGGTAACATGAAGCTCGCCCTCAACGGCGCGCTCACCATCGGCACCCTTGACGGGGCCAATGTCGAGATCAAGGAGGAGGTCGGCGACGACAACATATTCATCTTCGGCATGACGGTGGAGCAGGTGCTCGAATTGCGCGCCTCCGGCTACAATCCGTGGAACTTCTACCGCGGCGACGAGGAACTGCGCCACGTGCTCGACTGGCTCGGCTCGGACACCTTCACGCCCGGTCAGCCCTACGCGCTCGACCCGGTCCGCCGCAGCCTGCTCGACGGGGGAGACCCCTTCCTGTGCTGCGCCGATTTCCGCGCCTACATCGACTGCCAGCAGCGCGTCGGCGAGGCCTATCTGGACAAGCCGCGCTGGGCGAAGATGGCCATCCTCAACACCGCTCGCATGGGCAAGTTTTCCAGCGACCGCACCATCCGCGAGTACGCCGACGACATTTGGACTCTCAAGCCGCTGCCGGTGGGCGAATAG
- a CDS encoding sigma-54 interaction domain-containing protein, translating to MKVCLLTHEKNPPILKRLHMLGHSVRAESLERVQTLDPNSTDLVYLIPWSVSEDEAWSEQRVILARASRYYLVYGRGMDTLSVMNAARDGAYDVLDENDSDSRWNDAIEAAAKSQALWWQLYGGLGQSQAEKLQGDSSAMRALRESIQRIGPTDASVLVTGESGTGKELVAECLHDASGKSPFVAVNCAAIPPDLMESELFGVQKGAFTGAAADKLGLVEEASGGTLFLDEIGEMDISLQPKLLRFLETRQARRVGSTKEYRCNVRVISATNRDLRADAEAGRFRLDLYYRISEIILNTPPLRHHSGDIPELARSLLDAAAIRLGKNFETIEPELIYRFQLYDWPGNVRELKQVIDRLAIHYTGPVMRAAWWEPPEKTDPHTTVLPGGFKRQNTPAPFSGGSRSPFGPQSGGPSRRGSGAPFAGSGMGYGVPAAYASAGADHLPLRRTPMPNKRERYSIAKELLEQSGGDLAWTAAQLGIHPTTLYRWRKSGKV from the coding sequence ATGAAAGTCTGTCTGCTCACGCATGAGAAGAACCCGCCCATCCTCAAGCGGCTGCATATGCTCGGCCACAGCGTGCGGGCGGAAAGCCTTGAGCGGGTGCAGACGCTCGACCCGAACTCGACGGACCTGGTTTACCTGATCCCCTGGTCGGTTTCCGAGGACGAGGCCTGGAGCGAGCAGCGGGTCATCCTCGCCCGGGCCAGCCGTTACTATCTGGTTTACGGGCGCGGGATGGACACACTCAGTGTGATGAACGCCGCCCGCGACGGTGCCTACGACGTGCTGGACGAAAACGACTCCGACAGCCGCTGGAACGACGCCATTGAGGCCGCCGCCAAGTCGCAGGCGCTCTGGTGGCAGCTCTACGGCGGGCTGGGCCAGAGTCAGGCCGAAAAGCTCCAGGGTGACTCCAGTGCCATGCGCGCGCTGCGCGAGTCGATCCAGCGTATCGGGCCGACTGACGCCAGTGTGCTGGTGACGGGGGAGTCAGGCACGGGTAAGGAACTGGTGGCCGAGTGTCTGCACGATGCCTCCGGCAAGAGCCCTTTCGTCGCAGTCAACTGCGCGGCCATCCCCCCGGACTTGATGGAGAGCGAGCTTTTCGGGGTGCAGAAAGGAGCCTTTACCGGGGCCGCCGCAGACAAGCTCGGATTGGTCGAGGAAGCTTCCGGCGGGACGCTCTTTCTGGATGAAATCGGGGAGATGGACATCTCGCTCCAACCGAAGCTGTTACGATTTCTGGAGACTCGGCAGGCGCGCCGCGTGGGCAGCACCAAGGAATATCGCTGCAACGTGCGCGTCATCTCCGCCACCAACCGCGATCTGCGGGCCGACGCCGAGGCCGGGCGTTTCCGGCTCGATTTGTATTACCGTATTTCCGAGATCATCCTCAACACGCCCCCACTGCGCCACCACTCCGGCGATATCCCGGAGCTGGCGCGTTCGCTGCTCGATGCCGCCGCCATCCGCCTGGGCAAAAATTTTGAGACCATCGAGCCGGAGCTGATCTACCGCTTCCAGCTCTACGACTGGCCGGGCAATGTCCGTGAACTCAAGCAGGTCATCGACCGGCTTGCCATCCACTACACGGGCCCGGTCATGCGGGCCGCCTGGTGGGAGCCGCCGGAAAAAACCGATCCGCACACCACCGTGTTGCCGGGCGGTTTCAAGCGGCAGAACACACCCGCTCCCTTTTCCGGTGGCAGCCGCTCGCCCTTCGGGCCGCAGTCCGGCGGCCCGTCCCGGCGTGGGTCGGGCGCTCCTTTTGCCGGGAGTGGGATGGGCTACGGAGTTCCGGCGGCCTACGCCAGCGCCGGTGCGGACCATCTGCCGCTGCGGCGCACCCCCATGCCCAACAAGCGCGAACGCTACTCCATCGCGAAGGAACTGCTGGAACAGTCCGGGGGCGATCTGGCCTGGACCGCCGCCCAGCTCGGCATCCACCCGACCACCCTCTACCGCTGGCGCAAGTCCGGTAAAGTTTGA